A window of the Cynocephalus volans isolate mCynVol1 chromosome 10, mCynVol1.pri, whole genome shotgun sequence genome harbors these coding sequences:
- the LOC134387376 gene encoding binder of sperm protein homolog 2-like: protein MEQLEVMRNLAGWVPLAVCLYGLRAELISHFHLPDQDIPSIPCVFPFTYGNAVHYSCITMHSDFDWCSLDSKFQGRWRYCTGMDPPQCVFPFLYGKKFVYGCTKEGYILNRSWCSLTKNYNKDGKWKRCSPKE, encoded by the exons ATGGA GCAATTGGAGGTGATGAGAAATCTGGCAGGCTGGGTGCCGCTGGCTGTCTGTTTATATGGGCTGCGTGCAG AGTTGATTTCCCATTTTCACCTTCCAGATCAAG ATATTCCTTCCATTCCCTGTGTCTTTCCATTTACCTATGGCAACGCAGTCCACTACAGTTGCATCACCATGCACAGTGACTTTGACTGGTGTTCTCTTGACAGTAAATTCCAAGGCAGGTGGCGCTACTGCACCGGGATGG ATCCCCCCCAATGTGTCTTTCCCTTCCTCTATGGAAAAAAATTCGTTTATGGATGCACCAAGGAAGGCTATATTTTGAATCGAAGTTGGTGTTCACTGACAAAAAATTACAACAAAGATGGAAAATGGAAACGATGTTCTCCTAAGGAGTAA